Proteins encoded by one window of Labrus bergylta chromosome 2, fLabBer1.1, whole genome shotgun sequence:
- the LOC109985924 gene encoding G-protein coupled receptor 4-like — protein sequence MTENYINVTHWNASYEYYQKLDFIRHVVTCIIISIGLPLTLMVIYALCFLVRKDHVAPIYVINLLISDVIQVCCLLIQEIIQNQTHAIVDYIYSSGLLTSVCFMVCVSLQRYLVIAHPLWYRFKRTIKISVVVSVVAWLIPHVILLPPFLLYLFLLVPVKVIGSVIIIFLIIPFPLFVFFLVGTFKALSASVSVPSEEKCRIVGMLVLVLLIYTLLFLPWIIFALLKNLIIFDRTLGVLSLMFIKLSPLADLIMYVFLRKDSIGKLCTTVNWCRVVNADTNI from the exons ATGACTGAAAACTACATTAACGTCACCCACTGGAATGCCAGCTATGAGTATTACCAAAAATTAGATTTCATAAGGCACGTGGTAACATGCATCATCATTAGTATCGGCCTTCCTCTGACGCTCATGGTCATCTATGCTCTTTGCTTTCTG GTACGAAAGGATCATGTGGCTCCAATCTACGTCATCAACCTTCTAATTTCTGATGTAATTCAGGTCTGCTGCCTGCTCATTCAGGAGATAATTCAGAATCAGACTCATGCCATTGTAGATTATATTTACTCTAGTGGCCTGCTGACCAGTGTTTGCTtcatggtgtgtgtctcactgcAAAG atatttGGTCATCGCCCACCCACTGTGGTACCGCTTCAAACGAACCATCAAGATCTCTGTGGTGGTCAGTGTCGTGGCCTGGCTCATTCCTCATGTCATTTTGCTCCCTCCATTTCTCCTCTATTTGTTTCTCCTGGTTCCTGTTAAAGTGATAGGTAGCGTCATCATAATTTTCCTTATCATTCCCTTCCCACTGTTCGTATTCTTCCTGGTTGGGACCTTCAAAGCGCTCTCTGCTTCCGTCTCCGTCCCCTCTGAAGAAAAATGTAGAATTGTTGGAATGTTGGTCCTGGTACTGCTCATTTACACACTGCTGTTCCTGCCCTGGATCATTTTCGCTCTTCTCAAGAACCTGATCATATTTGACCGAACTCTGGGTGTCTTATCTCTCATGTTTATTAAGCTGAGTCCTCTTGCAGACTTaattatgtatgttttcttgaGAAAAGACTCCATTGGCAAGCTTTGTACCACTGTGAACTGGTGCAGAGTTGTCAACGCTGACACCAACATATAG